Proteins encoded by one window of Papio anubis isolate 15944 chromosome 7, Panubis1.0, whole genome shotgun sequence:
- the LOC116275900 gene encoding uncharacterized protein LOC116275900, with protein MTTAQDLAGCSIFHENKEPGAAAQAPLQHHREAPGGGFAGQGEGGEGAPGVPGQRGACPGEAPVPRLLSPATSPAPALGLREAWLGGGGGSVSPAPRAGLAWGLLARVGPGRRSPRLEPVQQEPSRDPRSPSVSRPAPGTATGRGRALQRCLSPGAEGKRRLRFSQLFLSWCLRRN; from the exons ATGACAACGGCGCAGGACC TTGCTGGCTGTTCTATCTTCCACGAGAACAAGGAGCCTGGAGCCGCCGCCCAGGCTCCACTGCAACATCACCGTGAGGCGCCCGGCGGCGGCTTCGCTGGGCAGGGCGAGGGCGGAGAGGGGGCGCCCGGAGTCCCGGGACAAAGGGGAGCCTGCCCCGGAGAGGCCCCAGTTCCTCGCCTACTTTCTCCTGCGACTAGCCCGGCCCCGGCCCTGGGACTGCGCGAGGCTTGGCTGGGAGGAGGCGGAGGGTCAGTCTCTCCGGCTCCTCGCGCGGGCCTGGCTTGGGGGCTGCTGGCCCGTGTTGGCCCCGGTCGCCGCTCCCCGAGGTTGGAGCCCGTGCAGCAGGAGCCTTCTCGGGACCCAAGGTCGCCCTCAGTCAGCCGGCCCGCTCCCGGGACCGCGACAGGGCGGGGCAGGGCCCTCCAGCGTTGTTTGAGCCCAGGCGCGGAAGGGAAAAGGCGTTTAAGATTttc CCAGTTGTTTTTAAGTTGGTGTTTAAGGAGAAACTAA